The Streptomyces sp. NBC_01276 genome contains the following window.
AACGGTCGCGTCAGACATTACGCGTCGCTCCCTTCGGTCTCATCGGCCTTGGGGCCAGACACGAAGGACTCGAAAGCGGCCTGAGTGAAGACCACGTCGTCAGAGACGATCACGTCGTACGTGTTCAGCTGGCCCGGCTCCAGGATGTGAACCTGGGGCAGGTTGCGGGCGGACAGCCACGCGGCCTCTTCGCTGCGGTCGACGACCAGGAGCAGGTTCTTGCGCTCCGAGATCTTGCCGAACAGCGTCTTGGCGGCCTTCGTGGAGGCGGCACCCTCGACCACGCCGGTGACGACGTGGATGCGGGAGTGACGCGCACGGTCCGAGAGGGCACCGCGGAGGGCGGCGGCCTTCATCTTCTTCGGGGTCCGCTGCGAGTAGTCACGCGGCTGCGGGCCGTGGACGACGCCACCGCCGGCGAACTGCGGAGCGCGGGTCGAACCCTGACGGGCGCGGCCGGTGCCCTTCTGGCGGTACGGCTTGCGGCCACCACCACGGACTTCGCCACGGGTCTTGGTCTTGTGCGTGCCCTGACGGGCAGCAGCCAGCTGAGCGACAACGACCTGGTGGATCAGCGGAACGCTGGTCTTGGCGTCGAAGATCTCCGCGGGGAGCTCGACGGTACCGGCCTTGTCGCCTGCCGGCGAAAGGATGTCAATGGTGCTCATTACCTCAAGCCCCCTTGGCCGCGGTACGGACCAGGACGAGGCCGCCGTTCGGACCGGGGACCGCGCCCTTGATGAGCAGCAGACCCTTCTCCGCGTCAACCGCGTGGATGGTCAGGTTCTGGGTGGTGACGCGCTCGTTACCCATGCGACCGGCCATGCGCATGCCCTTGAAGACACGCCCAGGGGTGGCGCAGCCACCGATCGAACCGGGGGAGCGGTGCTTGCGCTGCACACCGTGACCGGCGCCGAGGCCCCGGAAGTTGTGCCGCTTCATGACACCGGCGAAGCCCTTGCCCTTGCTGTTGCCCGTGACGTCAACCTTGACGCCGGACTCGAACACCTGGGCGGTGATCTCCTGGCCGAGCGTGTACTCGCTGGCGTCGGAGGTGCGGAGCTCCACCAGGTGGCGGCGCGGGGTGACGTCGGCCTTGGCGAAGTGGCCCTTGAGGGGCTTGTTCACCTTGCGCGGGTCGATCTCGCCGAAGGCGATCTGGACCGACTCGTAGCCGTCGATGTCGTTCGTACGGACCTGGGTAACGACGCAAGGTCCGGCCTTGACCACGGTGACCGGGACGACACGGTTGTTCTCGTCCCAGACCTGGGTCATGCCGAGCTTCTCGCCCAGGACGCCCTTGATCTGCTTTGCCATCTTCTCGACGCCTCTCAGAGCTTGATCTCGATGTCAACGCCGGCCGGAAGGTCCAGGCGCATCAGCGAGTCAACGGTCTTGGGCGTCGGGTCGAGGATGTCGATCAGGCGCTTGTGCGTGCGCATCTCGAAGTGCTCGCGCGAGTCCTTGTACTTGTGCGGCGACTTGATGACGCAGTACACGTTCTTCTCAGTGGGCAGCGGCACCGGGCCTGCGACCGACGCACCAGTGCGGGTCACCGTCTCGACGATCTTCTTCGCCGAGGAGTCGATGACCTCGTGGTCGTAGGCCTTGAGCCGGATGCGGATCTTCTGTCCCGCCATGGCTACTCCGTAGTCCTGTCTGTATGTGGAAACGCTCTGGCGCTCGGTCGGCTGCGGGACGGATCCTGCGGCTTCTCTCCGACCCACGCGGTCGGGCGTGTCGCACACCCTCTACAGAAAATTCCCATACGGAAATTCCCTCGTCCAAGGGGATGCGGTCCCGGACCGCGCATCGGGGGAGAAACACCCACCGAGTGCCTGGCAAGCACCCTGCTGACACTTCCCAGAAGATTCCCGTACGTCCGCCCTCATTGCTGCCCCGAAAGGCAGATTAAGGACGACGAGTACTGTGGGACTCGCTTCCGGTCCTCCCGGCGGGAGGCGCACAGCATCGGCACTCAACCGAGCAACTTGAGTAGTCTGCCATACGAGACACGTACCTGGCCAATCGGGCGGAAGAGAATACCCCGCCGCGCGATCACGTCAAACCACGGCGCGACGCTTCCCCGGCGGGGTTCTCCCAGGCCGGACCCCTGATCACGAGCGGGAAGCGCTCCCGCAGCCCTCCTGCCGGCCCGTTGCGAGGCTCTTGCTGCGGTCGTACGGGTCGACCGGCGCGCCGGAAGGGGTCGGTCCACTGTCGGCCGGGTCCGAGAAGAAGGACGGGTGCACGTACCCGTCGTACCGGTCACAGGTGCTGTTGGCGATGTCCGGCTGGAAAGCCGCGAGCCGCAGCGCGCCGGGCGCCCCCCGCCACTTGGCCGGGTCGGCGACCGAGAAGGTGATCTCGCGCCGCACGATGGTTCTCGCGACGTCCTCCGGGTTCCCCTTGACCTTCACGAAGGGGTAGACGAAGGAGTAGTCCGCCTTCACCTCCGCCTGTCCGGGCTTCTCCCCCGGCTCCACCCACATCCGGCCCCGCACCTTGACGACGTCGCCCACGGGCTTCAGTTCGGCCGGGTCGTACCGGGTGAACAGGTCCAGCGGGTCCTGCTCGCGCGTCGGCCGGTCGAGGGAGACCTCCAGCTCCTTGCGCAGCTCCTCGTCCTGCGGGTCCAGCAGCTTCAGCGCTGCCTCGGGCCGCCCGCCCCGCAGCGCCGCGGGGTCCAGGTTGGCGGCGATCAGGAACTGCTTCGCCTTCGCCAGCGCGTCCGCGACCTGGTCCCGGGACACCCCGCCGACCTCCGTCGCCTCCGGCGCCTCGATACCGGCGGCGCCATCCGCCCACTGGAGGGCCGGCGAGCCCCGGAAGGGGTCCTTCAGCGTCGGCCGGTCGGGGTACACGGCCTCCGGGGCCGCGGTCGGACGGGCGGTCTCCGCCGGCAGTGGGGCGGCCTTGGCGGCCCCCTCACGGGCTTCGGCCTTGCCCGTCAGCTTGTCGATCACCAG
Protein-coding sequences here:
- the rplD gene encoding 50S ribosomal protein L4; protein product: MSTIDILSPAGDKAGTVELPAEIFDAKTSVPLIHQVVVAQLAAARQGTHKTKTRGEVRGGGRKPYRQKGTGRARQGSTRAPQFAGGGVVHGPQPRDYSQRTPKKMKAAALRGALSDRARHSRIHVVTGVVEGAASTKAAKTLFGKISERKNLLLVVDRSEEAAWLSARNLPQVHILEPGQLNTYDVIVSDDVVFTQAAFESFVSGPKADETEGSDA
- the rplC gene encoding 50S ribosomal protein L3; this translates as MAKQIKGVLGEKLGMTQVWDENNRVVPVTVVKAGPCVVTQVRTNDIDGYESVQIAFGEIDPRKVNKPLKGHFAKADVTPRRHLVELRTSDASEYTLGQEITAQVFESGVKVDVTGNSKGKGFAGVMKRHNFRGLGAGHGVQRKHRSPGSIGGCATPGRVFKGMRMAGRMGNERVTTQNLTIHAVDAEKGLLLIKGAVPGPNGGLVLVRTAAKGA
- the rpsJ gene encoding 30S ribosomal protein S10, with the protein product MAGQKIRIRLKAYDHEVIDSSAKKIVETVTRTGASVAGPVPLPTEKNVYCVIKSPHKYKDSREHFEMRTHKRLIDILDPTPKTVDSLMRLDLPAGVDIEIKL